The proteins below are encoded in one region of Phyllopteryx taeniolatus isolate TA_2022b chromosome 11, UOR_Ptae_1.2, whole genome shotgun sequence:
- the inpp5f gene encoding phosphatidylinositide phosphatase SAC2 isoform X3, with translation MELFQAKDEYILQDGDRALWCSRKDGTVTVKPATDLLLAWNPVCLGLVEGIIGKIQLHTDLPLGLVLIRQKALVGHLPGNHKVYKIIKIAVIPLSDEEPQELELELCKKHHFGIDKSEKLVQSPDESKFLMKTLSQIKSNVAVPIKKKVKENKEKERLERRLLDELYKIFMDSDSFYYSPTYDLTNTVQRQGDLERSNLPLWKQVDDRFFWNKHMIQDLIDLQTPEVDFWVIPIIQGFVQVEELVVNYNETSDEERSSPETSPQEVTCVDDIHPRFTVALISRRSRHRAGMRYKRRGVDTDGHVANYVETEQLIHVHSHTLSFVQTRGSVPVFWSQAGYRYNPRPRLEKEEKETMSYFAAHFEEQLKLYKKEVIINLVDQSGREKLIGDAYLKQVLLYNNPNLTYVSFDFHEHCRGMKFENVQILTDAIFDIITDMKWAWVDQAGVICKQEGIFRVNCMDCLDRTNVVQAAIARVVMEQQLKKLGVMPPEQPLPLKCYRIYQIMWANNGDTISRQYAGTAALKGDFTRTGERKLAGVMKDGVNSANRYYLNRFRDAYRQAVIDLMMGLPVTEDLYSIFSKEKEHEAKEQESQRGAQEQVSLLLQTYMQLLLPDDERFHGGWALINCDMSLIDATNKDVDVLLLLSDKAYYIAYYDEEADKVNQYQRLNLEGLEKIEIGPEPTLFGKPKFCCMRLHYRSEETSGYFHTLRAASRNPEDDGKDTLQCIAEMLRITKQARGLDLLVVEKKLERRQSRPHEDIMGIQNKTCEQAQGSSGLAQGKSFLLNKFSSLNQKVKQTKTSVNISTFKPLGKLGNFSKPEVKVNFLKPTMHVNLWKSDSSLDTSDGNPGTGALNDISDVNFDISDDSDCYNSDPEHPCSGSFDNVDYVLPSCGIVASNTILGNRSQSIGSVELNIPSVIQVSGVEGPQESSSQVCEDKSPGAASLAEEAILIDFGTPFDAYCHQFVQDAQTKPVEVFGERPPASAHPLKPTVPVLNKSPADPKQPSTKPQDQQEESNLPRPSQLDVQTTTSASNLSIQRPSSAVSGGSQRSLGSQLEGSLGPSPADSNGSRVVSPFAKIRSSMVQVASLTQAGLTQGINFAVAKVHKSPEPDTVNEAQENELKAMFTQCQTRIIQI, from the exons ATGGAGCTGTTCCAAGCCAAAGACGAATATATTCTTCAGGACGGGGACCGCGCTCTTTGGTGTAGCCGAAAAGACGGTACCGTGACAGTTAAACCCG caacagACCTTCTGCTTGCTTGGAACCCGGTATGTTTAGGCCTGGTGGAAGGCATCATCGGAAAGATACAGCTTCACACGG ATCTTCCTCTTGGGCTTGTATTAATCCGCCAGAAAGCGCTTGTTGGCCATTTGCCAGGCAACCACAAAGTCTACAAGATCATCAAGATAGCTGTCATTCCTCTATCTGATGAAGAGCCGCAGGAGCTGGAGTTGGAG CTCTGCAAAAAGCATCACTTTGGAATTGACAAATCAGAGAAACTGGTTCAGTCCCCTGATGAGTCCAAGTTCTTAATGAAAACCTTAAGCCAGATAAAATCCAATGTGGCTGTTCCCATTAAGAAAAAG gtaaaggaaaacaaagagaagGAACGTCTCGAGAGGCGGCTGCTTGATGAGCTGTACAAAATATTCATGGATTCCGACTCCTTCTACTATAGCCCCACTTATGACCTGACAAACACTGTACAGCGCCAAGGAGACTTGGAAAGGTCTAATTTACCACTTtggaaacag gtGGATGACCGGTTCTTCTGGAACAAACACATGATTCAAGATCTTATAGACCTACAG ACCCCTGAGGTGGACTTTTGGGTGATACCAATCATCCAGGGCTTTGTCCAAGTTGAAGAACTTGTAGTGAATTACAACGAGACGTCTGATGAGGAACGGAGCAGTCCTGAAACTTCACCGCAGGAAGTGACCTGTGTTGACGACATCCATCCCCGCTTCACCGTTGCTCTCATTTCCAGACGTAGCCGCCATCGTGCAG GGATGCGGTACAAACGCAGAGGAGTGGATACAGATGGCCATGTGGCTAACTATGTTGAGACAGAGCAGTTGATCCACGTGCACAGCCACACACTGTCCTTTGTGCAGACTCGTGGCTCTGTGCCTGTCTTCTGGAGTCAGGCAGGATACCGCtacaatccccggccacgcTTGGAGAAAG aAGAGAAGGAGACCATGTCATACTTTGCTGCCCACTTCGAAGAGCAGCTTAAACTCTACAAGAAAGAG GTCATCATTAACTTAGTTGACCAAAGTGGACGAGAAAAGTTGATAGGGGATGCCTATCTAAAGCAAGTGCTTCTTTACAACAACCCAAACCTCACCTACGTGTCATTTGACTTCCATGAGCACTG TCGAGGGatgaaatttgaaaatgtgcaaatactAACGGATGCCATCTTTGACATCATCACTGACATGAAATGGGCCTG GGTGGACCAAGCTGGAGTCATCTGCAAGCAAGAGGGAATCTTCCGAGTCAATTGCATGGATTGTCTGGACAGGACCAATGTAGTCCAGGCTGCTATTGCTAGGGTGGTTATGGAACAGCAG CTAAAGAAGTTGGGTGTGATGCCTCCAGAGCAGCCCCTGCCTCTCAAATGTTACAGGATCTATCAAATTATGTGGGCCAACAATGGTGACACCATCAGTAGACAGTACGCTGGCACAGCAGCACTTAAG ggAGATTTTACTAGGACGGGTGAGAGGAAACTGGCTGGCGTGATGAAGGACGGCGTGAACTCGGCCAACCGCTACTATCTGAACCGCTTCAGAGATGCTTATAGACAAGCCGTAATTG ACCTCATGATGGGTCTTCCAGTGACTGAGGACCTCTACTCAATTTTCAGTAAGGAGAAGGAGCATGAAGCAAAAGAGCAGGAAAGCCAAAGAGGAGCTCAGGAGCAAGTCAGCCTCCTATTGCAGACATATATGCAGcttctcctgcctgatgatgaGAGGTTTCATGGTGGTTGGGCTCTCATCAACTGTGACATGAG CCTTATTGATGCCACTAATAAAGATGTGGATGTGCTTCTGCTTTTGTCTGACAAAGCCTACTACATTGCTTA CTATGACGAAGAGGCGGATAAAGTCAACCAGTACCAGCGCCTCAATTTAGAGGGTTTGGAAAAGATTGAAATTG gtccaGAACCGACTCTGTTTGGCAAGCCAAAGTTCTGTTGTATGCGCCTGCATTAcagaagtgaagaaacaagtGGATACTTTCACACACTGCGAGCAGCCAGCCGAAATCCTGAGGATGATGGAAAAG ATACACTACAATGCATTGCTGAGATGCTTCGCATTACAAAACAGGCCAGGGGGCTGGACCTACTGGTGGTTGAAAAGAAGCTTGAGAG GCGTCAAAGCAGACCTCATGAAGATATAATGGGGATTCAGAACAAAACATGTGAGCAGGCGCAGGGAAGTTCTGGTCTGGCGCAAGGCAAAAGTTTCCTCCTCAATAAGTTCTCCTCTCTAAATCAGAAAGTTAAACAGACCAAAACGAGCGTGAACATCAGCACCTTCAAGCCCCTCGGGAAGCTGGGAAATTTCTCTAAGCCTGAAGTCAAAGTTAATTTCCTGAAGCCAACTATGCACGTTAATCTGTGGAAGTCAGACAGCAGCTTGGACACATCAGATGGCAATCCCGGCACAGGAGCCTTAAACGATATCAGTGACGTGAATTTTGATATCTCTGATGACTCCGACTGTTATAATTCTGATCCAGAGCACCCGTGCTCGGGCTCCTTTGACAATGTGGACTATGTGCTACCCAGCTGTGGTATCGTAGCATCTAACACAATACTGGGCAATCGCTCCCAGTCCATTGGTAGCGTGGAGCTAAACATTCCCTCTGTTATCCAGGTCAGTGGCGTTGAAGGACCGCAGGAGAGCTCTTCTCAGGTCTGTGAAGACAAGTCCCCAGGGGCCGCCTCACTGGCTGAAGAAGCCATTCTGATTGACTTCGGCACTCCCTTCGATGCCTACTGCCACCAGTTTGTCCAGGACGCACAGACCAAACCCGTCGAGGTGTTTGGAGAGCGACCGCCCGCGTCTGCCCATCCACTCAAGCCCACAGTGCCTGTGCTGAATAAAAGCCCCGCAGACCCCAAGCAGCCAAGCACAAAGCCACAGGATCAGCAAGAGGAGTCGAACCTCCCCAGGCCATCCCAGCTTGACGTCCAGACTACTACCTCCGCTTCCAACCTCAGCATCCAGAGGCCCAGCTCTGCCGTCTCAGGCGGTTCGCAGAGGAGTCTGGGCTCACAACTGGAGGGCAGCCTCGGCCCTTCGCCTGCTGACAGTAACGGCAGCCGGGTCGTGTCCCCCTTTGCCAAGATCAGGAGCTCAATGGTCCAGGTGGCCAGCCTCACCCAGGCGGGGCTCACTCAGGGCATCAACTTTGCTGTGGCGAAGGTGCATAAAAGCCCAGAGCCAGATACAGTCAATGAGGCCCAGGAGAATGAGTTAAAGGCAATGTTTACGCAGTGCCAGACCAGGATCATTCAGATCTAA
- the inpp5f gene encoding phosphatidylinositide phosphatase SAC2 isoform X4, producing the protein MGMAKISVFQGSFVDGEAQYFQLCKKHHFGIDKSEKLVQSPDESKFLMKTLSQIKSNVAVPIKKKVKENKEKERLERRLLDELYKIFMDSDSFYYSPTYDLTNTVQRQGDLERSNLPLWKQVDDRFFWNKHMIQDLIDLQGRGRDGAYPRYLQARETGVPGENQTPDRRGRDLNLGPQNCETPEVDFWVIPIIQGFVQVEELVVNYNETSDEERSSPETSPQEVTCVDDIHPRFTVALISRRSRHRAGMRYKRRGVDTDGHVANYVETEQLIHVHSHTLSFVQTRGSVPVFWSQAGYRYNPRPRLEKEEKETMSYFAAHFEEQLKLYKKEVIINLVDQSGREKLIGDAYLKQVLLYNNPNLTYVSFDFHEHCRGMKFENVQILTDAIFDIITDMKWAWVDQAGVICKQEGIFRVNCMDCLDRTNVVQAAIARVVMEQQLKKLGVMPPEQPLPLKCYRIYQIMWANNGDTISRQYAGTAALKGDFTRTGERKLAGVMKDGVNSANRYYLNRFRDAYRQAVIDLMMGLPVTEDLYSIFSKEKEHEAKEQESQRGAQEQVSLLLQTYMQLLLPDDERFHGGWALINCDMSLIDATNKDVDVLLLLSDKAYYIAYYDEEADKVNQYQRLNLEGLEKIEIGPEPTLFGKPKFCCMRLHYRSEETSGYFHTLRAASRNPEDDGKDTLQCIAEMLRITKQARGLDLLVVEKKLERRQSRPHEDIMGIQNKTCEQAQGSSGLAQGKSFLLNKFSSLNQKVKQTKTSVNISTFKPLGKLGNFSKPEVKVNFLKPTMHVNLWKSDSSLDTSDGNPGTGALNDISDVNFDISDDSDCYNSDPEHPCSGSFDNVDYVLPSCGIVASNTILGNRSQSIGSVELNIPSVIQVSGVEGPQESSSQVCEDKSPGAASLAEEAILIDFGTPFDAYCHQFVQDAQTKPVEVFGERPPASAHPLKPTVPVLNKSPADPKQPSTKPQDQQEESNLPRPSQLDVQTTTSASNLSIQRPSSAVSGGSQRSLGSQLEGSLGPSPADSNGSRVVSPFAKIRSSMVQVASLTQAGLTQGINFAVAKVHKSPEPDTVNEAQENELKAMFTQCQTRIIQI; encoded by the exons ATGGGTATGGCTAAGATTTCAGTCTTTCAGGGGAGCTTCGTGGATGGTGAGGCACAATATTTTCAA CTCTGCAAAAAGCATCACTTTGGAATTGACAAATCAGAGAAACTGGTTCAGTCCCCTGATGAGTCCAAGTTCTTAATGAAAACCTTAAGCCAGATAAAATCCAATGTGGCTGTTCCCATTAAGAAAAAG gtaaaggaaaacaaagagaagGAACGTCTCGAGAGGCGGCTGCTTGATGAGCTGTACAAAATATTCATGGATTCCGACTCCTTCTACTATAGCCCCACTTATGACCTGACAAACACTGTACAGCGCCAAGGAGACTTGGAAAGGTCTAATTTACCACTTtggaaacag gtGGATGACCGGTTCTTCTGGAACAAACACATGATTCAAGATCTTATAGACCTACAG ggtcgcgggcgtgatggagcctatcccagatatcttcaggcgagag aaaccggagtacccggagaaaaccaaactccagacaggcggggccgggatttgaacctgggtcctcagaactgtgag ACCCCTGAGGTGGACTTTTGGGTGATACCAATCATCCAGGGCTTTGTCCAAGTTGAAGAACTTGTAGTGAATTACAACGAGACGTCTGATGAGGAACGGAGCAGTCCTGAAACTTCACCGCAGGAAGTGACCTGTGTTGACGACATCCATCCCCGCTTCACCGTTGCTCTCATTTCCAGACGTAGCCGCCATCGTGCAG GGATGCGGTACAAACGCAGAGGAGTGGATACAGATGGCCATGTGGCTAACTATGTTGAGACAGAGCAGTTGATCCACGTGCACAGCCACACACTGTCCTTTGTGCAGACTCGTGGCTCTGTGCCTGTCTTCTGGAGTCAGGCAGGATACCGCtacaatccccggccacgcTTGGAGAAAG aAGAGAAGGAGACCATGTCATACTTTGCTGCCCACTTCGAAGAGCAGCTTAAACTCTACAAGAAAGAG GTCATCATTAACTTAGTTGACCAAAGTGGACGAGAAAAGTTGATAGGGGATGCCTATCTAAAGCAAGTGCTTCTTTACAACAACCCAAACCTCACCTACGTGTCATTTGACTTCCATGAGCACTG TCGAGGGatgaaatttgaaaatgtgcaaatactAACGGATGCCATCTTTGACATCATCACTGACATGAAATGGGCCTG GGTGGACCAAGCTGGAGTCATCTGCAAGCAAGAGGGAATCTTCCGAGTCAATTGCATGGATTGTCTGGACAGGACCAATGTAGTCCAGGCTGCTATTGCTAGGGTGGTTATGGAACAGCAG CTAAAGAAGTTGGGTGTGATGCCTCCAGAGCAGCCCCTGCCTCTCAAATGTTACAGGATCTATCAAATTATGTGGGCCAACAATGGTGACACCATCAGTAGACAGTACGCTGGCACAGCAGCACTTAAG ggAGATTTTACTAGGACGGGTGAGAGGAAACTGGCTGGCGTGATGAAGGACGGCGTGAACTCGGCCAACCGCTACTATCTGAACCGCTTCAGAGATGCTTATAGACAAGCCGTAATTG ACCTCATGATGGGTCTTCCAGTGACTGAGGACCTCTACTCAATTTTCAGTAAGGAGAAGGAGCATGAAGCAAAAGAGCAGGAAAGCCAAAGAGGAGCTCAGGAGCAAGTCAGCCTCCTATTGCAGACATATATGCAGcttctcctgcctgatgatgaGAGGTTTCATGGTGGTTGGGCTCTCATCAACTGTGACATGAG CCTTATTGATGCCACTAATAAAGATGTGGATGTGCTTCTGCTTTTGTCTGACAAAGCCTACTACATTGCTTA CTATGACGAAGAGGCGGATAAAGTCAACCAGTACCAGCGCCTCAATTTAGAGGGTTTGGAAAAGATTGAAATTG gtccaGAACCGACTCTGTTTGGCAAGCCAAAGTTCTGTTGTATGCGCCTGCATTAcagaagtgaagaaacaagtGGATACTTTCACACACTGCGAGCAGCCAGCCGAAATCCTGAGGATGATGGAAAAG ATACACTACAATGCATTGCTGAGATGCTTCGCATTACAAAACAGGCCAGGGGGCTGGACCTACTGGTGGTTGAAAAGAAGCTTGAGAG GCGTCAAAGCAGACCTCATGAAGATATAATGGGGATTCAGAACAAAACATGTGAGCAGGCGCAGGGAAGTTCTGGTCTGGCGCAAGGCAAAAGTTTCCTCCTCAATAAGTTCTCCTCTCTAAATCAGAAAGTTAAACAGACCAAAACGAGCGTGAACATCAGCACCTTCAAGCCCCTCGGGAAGCTGGGAAATTTCTCTAAGCCTGAAGTCAAAGTTAATTTCCTGAAGCCAACTATGCACGTTAATCTGTGGAAGTCAGACAGCAGCTTGGACACATCAGATGGCAATCCCGGCACAGGAGCCTTAAACGATATCAGTGACGTGAATTTTGATATCTCTGATGACTCCGACTGTTATAATTCTGATCCAGAGCACCCGTGCTCGGGCTCCTTTGACAATGTGGACTATGTGCTACCCAGCTGTGGTATCGTAGCATCTAACACAATACTGGGCAATCGCTCCCAGTCCATTGGTAGCGTGGAGCTAAACATTCCCTCTGTTATCCAGGTCAGTGGCGTTGAAGGACCGCAGGAGAGCTCTTCTCAGGTCTGTGAAGACAAGTCCCCAGGGGCCGCCTCACTGGCTGAAGAAGCCATTCTGATTGACTTCGGCACTCCCTTCGATGCCTACTGCCACCAGTTTGTCCAGGACGCACAGACCAAACCCGTCGAGGTGTTTGGAGAGCGACCGCCCGCGTCTGCCCATCCACTCAAGCCCACAGTGCCTGTGCTGAATAAAAGCCCCGCAGACCCCAAGCAGCCAAGCACAAAGCCACAGGATCAGCAAGAGGAGTCGAACCTCCCCAGGCCATCCCAGCTTGACGTCCAGACTACTACCTCCGCTTCCAACCTCAGCATCCAGAGGCCCAGCTCTGCCGTCTCAGGCGGTTCGCAGAGGAGTCTGGGCTCACAACTGGAGGGCAGCCTCGGCCCTTCGCCTGCTGACAGTAACGGCAGCCGGGTCGTGTCCCCCTTTGCCAAGATCAGGAGCTCAATGGTCCAGGTGGCCAGCCTCACCCAGGCGGGGCTCACTCAGGGCATCAACTTTGCTGTGGCGAAGGTGCATAAAAGCCCAGAGCCAGATACAGTCAATGAGGCCCAGGAGAATGAGTTAAAGGCAATGTTTACGCAGTGCCAGACCAGGATCATTCAGATCTAA
- the inpp5f gene encoding phosphatidylinositide phosphatase SAC2 isoform X2, whose translation MELFQAKDEYILQDGDRALWCSRKDGTVTVKPATDLLLAWNPVCLGLVEGIIGKIQLHTDLPLGLVLIRQKALVGHLPGNHKVYKIIKIAVIPLSDEEPQELELELCKKHHFGIDKSEKLVQSPDESKFLMKTLSQIKSNVAVPIKKKVKENKEKERLERRLLDELYKIFMDSDSFYYSPTYDLTNTVQRQGDLERSNLPLWKQVDDRFFWNKHMIQDLIDLQGRGRDGAYPRYLQARETGVPGENQTPDRRGRDLNLGPQNCETPEVDFWVIPIIQGFVQVEELVVNYNETSDEERSSPETSPQEVTCVDDIHPRFTVALISRRSRHRAGMRYKRRGVDTDGHVANYVETEQLIHVHSHTLSFVQTRGSVPVFWSQAGYRYNPRPRLEKEEKETMSYFAAHFEEQLKLYKKEVIINLVDQSGREKLIGDAYLKQVLLYNNPNLTYVSFDFHEHWVDQAGVICKQEGIFRVNCMDCLDRTNVVQAAIARVVMEQQLKKLGVMPPEQPLPLKCYRIYQIMWANNGDTISRQYAGTAALKGDFTRTGERKLAGVMKDGVNSANRYYLNRFRDAYRQAVIDLMMGLPVTEDLYSIFSKEKEHEAKEQESQRGAQEQVSLLLQTYMQLLLPDDERFHGGWALINCDMSLIDATNKDVDVLLLLSDKAYYIAYYDEEADKVNQYQRLNLEGLEKIEIGPEPTLFGKPKFCCMRLHYRSEETSGYFHTLRAASRNPEDDGKDTLQCIAEMLRITKQARGLDLLVVEKKLERRQSRPHEDIMGIQNKTCEQAQGSSGLAQGKSFLLNKFSSLNQKVKQTKTSVNISTFKPLGKLGNFSKPEVKVNFLKPTMHVNLWKSDSSLDTSDGNPGTGALNDISDVNFDISDDSDCYNSDPEHPCSGSFDNVDYVLPSCGIVASNTILGNRSQSIGSVELNIPSVIQVSGVEGPQESSSQVCEDKSPGAASLAEEAILIDFGTPFDAYCHQFVQDAQTKPVEVFGERPPASAHPLKPTVPVLNKSPADPKQPSTKPQDQQEESNLPRPSQLDVQTTTSASNLSIQRPSSAVSGGSQRSLGSQLEGSLGPSPADSNGSRVVSPFAKIRSSMVQVASLTQAGLTQGINFAVAKVHKSPEPDTVNEAQENELKAMFTQCQTRIIQI comes from the exons ATGGAGCTGTTCCAAGCCAAAGACGAATATATTCTTCAGGACGGGGACCGCGCTCTTTGGTGTAGCCGAAAAGACGGTACCGTGACAGTTAAACCCG caacagACCTTCTGCTTGCTTGGAACCCGGTATGTTTAGGCCTGGTGGAAGGCATCATCGGAAAGATACAGCTTCACACGG ATCTTCCTCTTGGGCTTGTATTAATCCGCCAGAAAGCGCTTGTTGGCCATTTGCCAGGCAACCACAAAGTCTACAAGATCATCAAGATAGCTGTCATTCCTCTATCTGATGAAGAGCCGCAGGAGCTGGAGTTGGAG CTCTGCAAAAAGCATCACTTTGGAATTGACAAATCAGAGAAACTGGTTCAGTCCCCTGATGAGTCCAAGTTCTTAATGAAAACCTTAAGCCAGATAAAATCCAATGTGGCTGTTCCCATTAAGAAAAAG gtaaaggaaaacaaagagaagGAACGTCTCGAGAGGCGGCTGCTTGATGAGCTGTACAAAATATTCATGGATTCCGACTCCTTCTACTATAGCCCCACTTATGACCTGACAAACACTGTACAGCGCCAAGGAGACTTGGAAAGGTCTAATTTACCACTTtggaaacag gtGGATGACCGGTTCTTCTGGAACAAACACATGATTCAAGATCTTATAGACCTACAG ggtcgcgggcgtgatggagcctatcccagatatcttcaggcgagag aaaccggagtacccggagaaaaccaaactccagacaggcggggccgggatttgaacctgggtcctcagaactgtgag ACCCCTGAGGTGGACTTTTGGGTGATACCAATCATCCAGGGCTTTGTCCAAGTTGAAGAACTTGTAGTGAATTACAACGAGACGTCTGATGAGGAACGGAGCAGTCCTGAAACTTCACCGCAGGAAGTGACCTGTGTTGACGACATCCATCCCCGCTTCACCGTTGCTCTCATTTCCAGACGTAGCCGCCATCGTGCAG GGATGCGGTACAAACGCAGAGGAGTGGATACAGATGGCCATGTGGCTAACTATGTTGAGACAGAGCAGTTGATCCACGTGCACAGCCACACACTGTCCTTTGTGCAGACTCGTGGCTCTGTGCCTGTCTTCTGGAGTCAGGCAGGATACCGCtacaatccccggccacgcTTGGAGAAAG aAGAGAAGGAGACCATGTCATACTTTGCTGCCCACTTCGAAGAGCAGCTTAAACTCTACAAGAAAGAG GTCATCATTAACTTAGTTGACCAAAGTGGACGAGAAAAGTTGATAGGGGATGCCTATCTAAAGCAAGTGCTTCTTTACAACAACCCAAACCTCACCTACGTGTCATTTGACTTCCATGAGCACTG GGTGGACCAAGCTGGAGTCATCTGCAAGCAAGAGGGAATCTTCCGAGTCAATTGCATGGATTGTCTGGACAGGACCAATGTAGTCCAGGCTGCTATTGCTAGGGTGGTTATGGAACAGCAG CTAAAGAAGTTGGGTGTGATGCCTCCAGAGCAGCCCCTGCCTCTCAAATGTTACAGGATCTATCAAATTATGTGGGCCAACAATGGTGACACCATCAGTAGACAGTACGCTGGCACAGCAGCACTTAAG ggAGATTTTACTAGGACGGGTGAGAGGAAACTGGCTGGCGTGATGAAGGACGGCGTGAACTCGGCCAACCGCTACTATCTGAACCGCTTCAGAGATGCTTATAGACAAGCCGTAATTG ACCTCATGATGGGTCTTCCAGTGACTGAGGACCTCTACTCAATTTTCAGTAAGGAGAAGGAGCATGAAGCAAAAGAGCAGGAAAGCCAAAGAGGAGCTCAGGAGCAAGTCAGCCTCCTATTGCAGACATATATGCAGcttctcctgcctgatgatgaGAGGTTTCATGGTGGTTGGGCTCTCATCAACTGTGACATGAG CCTTATTGATGCCACTAATAAAGATGTGGATGTGCTTCTGCTTTTGTCTGACAAAGCCTACTACATTGCTTA CTATGACGAAGAGGCGGATAAAGTCAACCAGTACCAGCGCCTCAATTTAGAGGGTTTGGAAAAGATTGAAATTG gtccaGAACCGACTCTGTTTGGCAAGCCAAAGTTCTGTTGTATGCGCCTGCATTAcagaagtgaagaaacaagtGGATACTTTCACACACTGCGAGCAGCCAGCCGAAATCCTGAGGATGATGGAAAAG ATACACTACAATGCATTGCTGAGATGCTTCGCATTACAAAACAGGCCAGGGGGCTGGACCTACTGGTGGTTGAAAAGAAGCTTGAGAG GCGTCAAAGCAGACCTCATGAAGATATAATGGGGATTCAGAACAAAACATGTGAGCAGGCGCAGGGAAGTTCTGGTCTGGCGCAAGGCAAAAGTTTCCTCCTCAATAAGTTCTCCTCTCTAAATCAGAAAGTTAAACAGACCAAAACGAGCGTGAACATCAGCACCTTCAAGCCCCTCGGGAAGCTGGGAAATTTCTCTAAGCCTGAAGTCAAAGTTAATTTCCTGAAGCCAACTATGCACGTTAATCTGTGGAAGTCAGACAGCAGCTTGGACACATCAGATGGCAATCCCGGCACAGGAGCCTTAAACGATATCAGTGACGTGAATTTTGATATCTCTGATGACTCCGACTGTTATAATTCTGATCCAGAGCACCCGTGCTCGGGCTCCTTTGACAATGTGGACTATGTGCTACCCAGCTGTGGTATCGTAGCATCTAACACAATACTGGGCAATCGCTCCCAGTCCATTGGTAGCGTGGAGCTAAACATTCCCTCTGTTATCCAGGTCAGTGGCGTTGAAGGACCGCAGGAGAGCTCTTCTCAGGTCTGTGAAGACAAGTCCCCAGGGGCCGCCTCACTGGCTGAAGAAGCCATTCTGATTGACTTCGGCACTCCCTTCGATGCCTACTGCCACCAGTTTGTCCAGGACGCACAGACCAAACCCGTCGAGGTGTTTGGAGAGCGACCGCCCGCGTCTGCCCATCCACTCAAGCCCACAGTGCCTGTGCTGAATAAAAGCCCCGCAGACCCCAAGCAGCCAAGCACAAAGCCACAGGATCAGCAAGAGGAGTCGAACCTCCCCAGGCCATCCCAGCTTGACGTCCAGACTACTACCTCCGCTTCCAACCTCAGCATCCAGAGGCCCAGCTCTGCCGTCTCAGGCGGTTCGCAGAGGAGTCTGGGCTCACAACTGGAGGGCAGCCTCGGCCCTTCGCCTGCTGACAGTAACGGCAGCCGGGTCGTGTCCCCCTTTGCCAAGATCAGGAGCTCAATGGTCCAGGTGGCCAGCCTCACCCAGGCGGGGCTCACTCAGGGCATCAACTTTGCTGTGGCGAAGGTGCATAAAAGCCCAGAGCCAGATACAGTCAATGAGGCCCAGGAGAATGAGTTAAAGGCAATGTTTACGCAGTGCCAGACCAGGATCATTCAGATCTAA